In Ptychodera flava strain L36383 chromosome 17, AS_Pfla_20210202, whole genome shotgun sequence, one genomic interval encodes:
- the LOC139115216 gene encoding aquaporin AQPAn.G-like — MGNSKELWDVKDLSTLTFWRAILGEALATFLFVFIVCSAIVPIHEVIGNGLKILQIAFTVGLAIATLVHCFGDVSGAHINPAVTVAMLMTARAGVFRALFYVAAQCSGAIGGAAVVYGLTPKDGRGNLGVTLVNDRLTEAQGFGMEFMLTFVLVFTVFATVDPKRTLKGSPAIAIGLAVLIDHLIGITYTGASMNPARTLGPAVIMGIYDLFWVYWVGPLAGGVVAGWIYVLIFGRTLKSAASTKQEKEETRDYSASTVVGVDNASFANTQTDFDTPL, encoded by the exons atggGAAACAGTAAGGAATTATGGGACGTTAAAGACCTTTCCACGCTCACTTTTTGGCGAGCAATATTAGGAGAGGCTTTGGCGACTTTCTTGTTCGTGTTCATCGTTTGTTCGGCTATCGTGCCGATACACGAAGTGATCGGCAACGGATTGAAGATCCTGCAGATAGCATTTACTGTAGGACTGGCGATCGCAACGCTTGTCCATTGCTTTGGCGACGTCTCCGGGGCGCACATCAACCCTGCCGTCACGGTAGCTATGTTGATGACGGCCCGAGCAGGTGTTTTCCGTGCACTGTTCTACGTTGCCGCGCAGTGTAGCGGGGCCATCGGTGGAGCCGCAGTAGTTTATGG ATTGACACCGAAAGACGGACGTGGCAACCTTGGCGTGACACTTGTTAATGATAGACTGACAGAGGCTCAGGGCTTTGGAATGGAATTCATGTTAACCTTTGTCCTTGTGTTTACTGTTTTCGCTACCGTTGATCCGAAAAGAACACTGAAAGGCAGTCCAGCTATTGCAATTGGATTGGCAGTTTTGATAGACCACTTGATCGGG ATAACTTATACCGGTGCAAGTATGAACCCTGCACGAACACTTGGCCCGGCGGTGATCATGGGTATCTACGACTTGTTCTGG GTATACTGGGTTGGTCCACTGGCCGGAGGGGTGGTAGCTGGATGGATATACGTGTTGATCTTTGGTAGAACGCTGAAATCTGCAGCATCAACCAAACAGGAGAAGGAGGAAACGAGGGATTACAGCGCCTCAACGGTTGTTGGAGTAGATAATGCATCCTTTGCGAACACTCAAACCGACTTCGACACGCCATTGTGA
- the LOC139115219 gene encoding uncharacterized protein — MADGKPVVKVIQNINEVIKKWALRGKDNQDKYVVEITKNTMEFIQVGDIKYRPIKKMIPSPNNPKELIMVPGPDGDKSEAAPPEERSRTVHTTSFSNNTTAETQHHHFRVERTSTTSYSWSMTSGHTFSCTAGVSLAPPQVCVAASVEFCKSTDEWTEEVNAAEETRTNVIESDVVVPRGKRVNLNLNITEEDYIARYEVEYRIQGKVHVVIKKGDKLEDRAGEAQDVFKGMDGFEVFPKTSNQKGFAKFVNKGVFMSKREIKQELEMYDEDL, encoded by the coding sequence ATGGCGGACGGCAAGCCGGTTGTCAAGGTAATTCAAAACATCAATGAAGTCATTAAAAAGTGGGCGTTGAGAGGAAAAGACAACCAAGATAAATATGTAGTCGAGATTACCAAAAATACAATGGAATTTATCCAGGTCGGCGACATTAAATACAGGCCAATCAAAAAAATGATTCCAAGTCCGAACAACCCCAAAGAACTTATAATGGTACCAGGTCCAGACGGCGACAAATCCGAGGCAGCGCCCCCTGAGGAAAGATCACGCACTGTTCACACTACTTCGTTTTCGAACAATACCACGGCGGAAACGCAACATCACCATTTCAGAGTCGAGCGGACTTCAACGACAAGTTACAGCTGGTCTATGACCAGTGGGCACACATTTAGTTGCACGGCCGGTGTATCTCTAGCGCCCCCACAGGTCTGCGTCGCGGCCAGCGTTGAATTCTGCAAGTCAACCGATGAGTGGACAGAAGAAGTGAATGCCGCTGAGGAAACACGTACCAACGTCATCGAGTCTGACGTAGTGGTGCCAAGGGGTAAGCGAGTGAACTTGAACTTAAACATCACTGAGGAGGACTACATCGCTAGGTATGAAGTGGAGTATCGCATCCAAGGCAAAGTTCATGTCGTCATCAAAAAAGGAGACAAGCTGGAGGACCGTGCTGGGGAAGCACAGGACGTGTTCAAAGGAATGGATGGATTTGAAGTGTTTCCAAAGACATCGAATCAGAAAGGTTTCGCGAAATTTGTTAACAAGGGAGTTTTTATGtcaaaaagagaaataaaacaGGAATTAGAAATGTATGACGAAGACTTGTAA
- the LOC139115217 gene encoding chymotrypsinogen B-like isoform X2, which translates to MFRIYLERYNSDSCQNMAKPIALSEGRRRVPVATYRQKVAVCYLVWCGLVVGGAVLEIDDVSAYGGRDARQSDGRTDFNINIVGGNDADVGEWPWQIVFYSVDFGQYFCGGSLISEDWILTAAHCFWPESLLYSDIRACIGVHNLSQIDPMSDCSQFADHPIPHELYDHVTVDFDIALVKLASSANLEHPNIDAVLLPGEGDVFKTGDMCHITGWGQLGENSSEPVDILQEASVPLINTNDCKPYFSPGEITSNMICAGYEDGGVDACQGDSGGPLVCESDGNWTLVGVTSWGRGCGRPQSPTVYTNVTLFMDWIQTTVRETNRTSVGSGVYKPSILQLFWTFFVIIIA; encoded by the exons ATGTTCAGAATATACTTGGAGAGATACAACAGTGACAGTTGTCAAAATATGGCAAAG CCAATCGCGCTATCTGAAGGGAGAAGAAGAGTACCTGTAGCGACCTACAGGCAGAAGGTTGCAGTTTGTTACCTGGTTTGGTGTGGGTTAGTCGTTGGCGGCGCTGTACTGGAAATAG ATGACGTCTCCGCTTACGGAGGTCGCGATGCTAGGCAGTCAGATGGAAGGACAGATTTCAACATTAACATTGTTGGCGGTAACGATGCAGATGTTGGCGAGTGGCCATGGCAG atagtattttattcagtTGACTTTGGCCAATATTTCTGTGGAGGTTCACTTATCTCCGAAGATTGGATTCTCACAGCGGCACACTGTTTTTGGCCAGAAAG CTTATTGTACTCTGATATCCGTGCCTGCATTGGTGTGCACAACCTGAGCCAAATCGATCCTATGAGTGACTGCAGTCAGTTTGCCGACCACCCTATCCCACACGAGCTCTATGATCATGTAACGGTCGATTTCGACATTGCATTGGTCAAACTAGCAAGTTCAGCCAACTTGGAGCACCCTAATATAGACGCTGTTCTCTTACCGGGTGAAGGCGATGTGTTCAAAACGGGAGACATGTGTCACATCACTGGATGGGGTCAACTAGGAG AAAATTCATCCGAACCTGTCGATATTTTACAAGAAGCAAGCGTTCCGCTTATTAACACAAATGATTGTAAACCTTACTTCTCTCCTGGCGAAATCACTTCCAACATGATATGTGCAGGATATGAAGATGGTGGTGTCGATGCCTGTCAG GGTGATAGCGGTGGCCCTCTTGTCTGTGAAAGTGATGGGAATTGGACATTGGTTGGAGTAACTAGCTGGGGACGTGGTTGCGGTCGTCCACAATCACCCACTGTCTACACCAACGTGACACTTTTCATGGACTGGATCCAGACGACGGTCAGAGAAACAAATCGTACTTCAGTTGGTTCTGGAGTATATAAACCAtcaattttgcaattattttggaCATTCTTCGTCATAATTATCGCCTAA
- the LOC139115217 gene encoding chymotrypsinogen B-like isoform X1 encodes MFRIYLERYNSDSCQNMAKISTNSQPIALSEGRRRVPVATYRQKVAVCYLVWCGLVVGGAVLEIDDVSAYGGRDARQSDGRTDFNINIVGGNDADVGEWPWQIVFYSVDFGQYFCGGSLISEDWILTAAHCFWPESLLYSDIRACIGVHNLSQIDPMSDCSQFADHPIPHELYDHVTVDFDIALVKLASSANLEHPNIDAVLLPGEGDVFKTGDMCHITGWGQLGENSSEPVDILQEASVPLINTNDCKPYFSPGEITSNMICAGYEDGGVDACQGDSGGPLVCESDGNWTLVGVTSWGRGCGRPQSPTVYTNVTLFMDWIQTTVRETNRTSVGSGVYKPSILQLFWTFFVIIIA; translated from the exons ATGTTCAGAATATACTTGGAGAGATACAACAGTGACAGTTGTCAAAATATGGCAAAG ATATCTACAAATTCTCAGCCAATCGCGCTATCTGAAGGGAGAAGAAGAGTACCTGTAGCGACCTACAGGCAGAAGGTTGCAGTTTGTTACCTGGTTTGGTGTGGGTTAGTCGTTGGCGGCGCTGTACTGGAAATAG ATGACGTCTCCGCTTACGGAGGTCGCGATGCTAGGCAGTCAGATGGAAGGACAGATTTCAACATTAACATTGTTGGCGGTAACGATGCAGATGTTGGCGAGTGGCCATGGCAG atagtattttattcagtTGACTTTGGCCAATATTTCTGTGGAGGTTCACTTATCTCCGAAGATTGGATTCTCACAGCGGCACACTGTTTTTGGCCAGAAAG CTTATTGTACTCTGATATCCGTGCCTGCATTGGTGTGCACAACCTGAGCCAAATCGATCCTATGAGTGACTGCAGTCAGTTTGCCGACCACCCTATCCCACACGAGCTCTATGATCATGTAACGGTCGATTTCGACATTGCATTGGTCAAACTAGCAAGTTCAGCCAACTTGGAGCACCCTAATATAGACGCTGTTCTCTTACCGGGTGAAGGCGATGTGTTCAAAACGGGAGACATGTGTCACATCACTGGATGGGGTCAACTAGGAG AAAATTCATCCGAACCTGTCGATATTTTACAAGAAGCAAGCGTTCCGCTTATTAACACAAATGATTGTAAACCTTACTTCTCTCCTGGCGAAATCACTTCCAACATGATATGTGCAGGATATGAAGATGGTGGTGTCGATGCCTGTCAG GGTGATAGCGGTGGCCCTCTTGTCTGTGAAAGTGATGGGAATTGGACATTGGTTGGAGTAACTAGCTGGGGACGTGGTTGCGGTCGTCCACAATCACCCACTGTCTACACCAACGTGACACTTTTCATGGACTGGATCCAGACGACGGTCAGAGAAACAAATCGTACTTCAGTTGGTTCTGGAGTATATAAACCAtcaattttgcaattattttggaCATTCTTCGTCATAATTATCGCCTAA